CATACGACTGACGCCAACCACGGCGCGGTGCGGTATCTACACCTATATGATCCGAGATGCGCAGTTGGGGCTGCTCGAATCCATCCCTTCGGATCTGCTGTTTGAAGAAGCGCCTGTCGCCGAAAACATCTGGGAAAGCAGCCGCGTTTTCGTAGCACATGATACGCCGCAACGGGTGCGCCGGCTTGTCCACGGGCATCTGATTTCCGAGATGACGAAATCGGCCCGTGACCTGGGGGCAACCCGTGTTCTGGGGCTGATCCCGGCCAACTGGCCCCGTTGGGCCAAGCGGTTGGGGTTGGACACCAGCGCAGCCGGCCGGGTGATGGAAATCGACGGAATTGACAATCAGGTCGTGTCTATCGACCTGTCTGGCAAGCTGCACTGACCGAGCACCCCCCCCCGCAGCCACGCAAACAAAATCGGTGAATAGGGCGCGACAACCGCGCCCTGTTCACCATATCGGCAAGGATCGACCGACCAATCAGGTCGTTTGGCAATACCTCGCCACCGAGGCGCGACACGCGGCCTCACCCTCTTCCATCCCGCCCTTCTGCACCTAAATGTGATCCAGAGGCACCTAAGCCTCGTATTAGGGCCATATCAAACGAGAGGATGGAACATATGTTGAAGACGTTTTCTTATACAACCGCAGTCATTGCGCTGTCTGCCTCGACTGCACTTGCTGGTAGCATGGCAGATCCCACGCCAGAGCCGACAATCGCCTATACTCCCGCTCCCGCCGCAACACCTGATTGGACCGGTGCATATATCGGTGCTCAAATCGGGTATGCCGATGTTGGCACCACTGCCGCTGGAATTGAAGGCGACGGCGTCATTGGCGGTTTGACGGCTGGTTACGATTTTGACATGGGCAACTGGGTTGCCGGTGTTGGAATTGACTATGACTGGGCCGATGTGGATCTTGCTGGAGCTGCCACGCTCGAAAACGTGCTACGCGTTAAAGCGCGTGGTGGTTACAAGATGGGCAACGGTCTGGTTTACGCGACCGCCGGGTATGCCAACGCCTATACCGACACGTTGGGCGACAGCGACGGCTATTTCGTTGGCGCGGGCTATGAACATCGTGTCACCAGTTCGTTCAATCTGGGCGCAGAAGTCCTGTATCACGAATTCGCTGACTTTAACGGCAGCGGCATCGACGTTGATGCGACCACGGTTCAGTTGCGCGGCACATTCCGCTTCTAAACAAGTGCACCTCTGACAAAACAATGGCGCGCCACACCGGCGCGCCATTTTTAATTTCAACTTATGACATCTGCATTGGCTGAGGTCTCGTGAAAGGTAGGCTCAGTCCATCCATTCGAACGGACGGGTAAATTCACCCAGACACTGCGCCACGGCCTCGTGATCCACGTCCCCCGTTGCGCGCAGTCGTGCGACCAACCCGCGTTTCTTGTCGTCGATTACTTCAACAACGTGAGCCGCATGTCCTGCATCTTCCAGCGCCTTGTCATAAACGCGGGTTATCGCAGATTTGCGCAGGTCAGGCTTAAAGACTTTACCAACTGC
This DNA window, taken from Aliiroseovarius sp. F47248L, encodes the following:
- a CDS encoding acyl-homoserine-lactone synthase, yielding MQTTTLSFANLHNHGELFANLLRARRQSFIIQNRWDLPEALGMEFDQYDTPASRWVAVHEFGRVLAGIRLTPTTARCGIYTYMIRDAQLGLLESIPSDLLFEEAPVAENIWESSRVFVAHDTPQRVRRLVHGHLISEMTKSARDLGATRVLGLIPANWPRWAKRLGLDTSAAGRVMEIDGIDNQVVSIDLSGKLH
- a CDS encoding outer membrane beta-barrel protein; the protein is MLKTFSYTTAVIALSASTALAGSMADPTPEPTIAYTPAPAATPDWTGAYIGAQIGYADVGTTAAGIEGDGVIGGLTAGYDFDMGNWVAGVGIDYDWADVDLAGAATLENVLRVKARGGYKMGNGLVYATAGYANAYTDTLGDSDGYFVGAGYEHRVTSSFNLGAEVLYHEFADFNGSGIDVDATTVQLRGTFRF